CGTGGCGATCATGACTTCCAGCATCGTAAAGCCGCGCTCTGCTCTCATCTAGTTTTCTTCGATCTTGACTCGACCGATCAGCGGATCGAGTACCAGCCTGTACGATTGACGACGATCCCCGGGCGTAAAATCGATCTGAACGCTGCCGCCGGACGATGAGCCCGTCGGAAAGAACTCGAAGCGGACCTCGTCGTCCGCTTCGGCCGCAACGCCGCCGACGATCTCGCCGAACTGCGCAAACGGCGGCAACTCGTATGGCTTCTCCTTGCTTCCTTCGACCGTGAAGGTCCCATCGTGCGGATAGACGATCAGGGCCGTGGGCTTGCGGGTGGAAACCGCCTGCGCCGAGGCCTGGCGGGTTGCCGAGATGAACGCGCGGACCGAGCTTCGAACGGCGCTTTGGCGCATGCCGGCCTGCACCATGGGAATCGACATCGATGCGATGACGCCGATGATGACCATCACGAGAATCAGCTCGATCAGCGTGAATCCCCGCTCGCCGCGGCGGGTGCCAGGCGCGGACCGTTGCGAATGCGCTGCGGGGATCACCCGGCCGCGCCATGCCGGACGCGACGCACGAGGATGGAGGCCGGCCACGGTCTCACTCGGCGCTGCTGATGTCGTCGCCGCCTCCCTCGCGCCCATCCGCACCACCACTGATGACCACGTAGGGGCTGCTGGCGTCTCGGCCGCCGCCCAGGTGGTAGATGAACTCATGGTTCCACGCGTCTTTCGGCAGCCGCTTCATGTACGGGCCATCCCACTGTTCCATGTCGGACGGCTGAGTCATCAGCGCACCGAGACCCTCGCCGTCCGAGGGATAGCGGCCCGTGTCCAGCGCCAGGTGATCCAGAGCCTGCACGATCTCGGCGATCTGCAGCTTGGTCGTCTTTATTCGGGCCGAGACGGCCTGCCGGAAGATGTTCGGACCCACCACCGCGGCCAGCAGGCCCAGGATCACCATGACCATCAGCAGCTCGATCAGCGTGAAGCCGCGCTGGCCGCGGTCGCTCGTGTCGCCCTTTCTTTCCTTCATGTACCTTCACTCTCCTGTAAACGCAGCGGTCCTGCGCAAACGCTCGTGCGATGCGGACGATCTGCTACTTGACCATTTCGTTGAGGCTGAATACCGCCGAGACCATCGCGTAGATGATGAATCCGGTGACGAGGCCCATCACGAGCAGGACGATCGGACTGAGCAGCGCCATCGCACGCGCAATGGCGTGGGTCACCTCTCCGTCGTAGTGTCCGCTCACCATCAGCAGCATCTCGTCGAGGCGGCCGGTCTCCTCGCCGACGGCGACCATCTGCACCGCAAGCGGCGGAAAGACATTCGACTTTTCCAGCGGACCGGAAAGCCCTTTTCCCTCGCTGATCTCGCGCTGCACGACCGCCAGGGCCCCGGAGATCACGGTGTTTGCGACCACCGCGCGCACGATCTCGAGGGCCTGGATCAGCGGAACTCCGCTCTTGAGCATGGTTCCGAGCGTGCGTGCGAAGCGCGCCACCTGGAGCTTGGTGACCAGGTCGCCGATCACCGGGGCGCGCAGCAGGAAACGGTCGTATCGTTCGCGCCCGTTTTTCGTCGCGAGCCAGCGACGCACGCCCAACCGGATCGCCGCGGCAGCGGCGAGGATCGCCCACCAGTATGCGAGCAGGAAGTCGCTCGTGGCCATCACGAGGCGGGTCGGCGTCGGCATTGCCGATCCGGATTCCTCGAACACGGTCGCGAATTTCGGCAGCACGAACGTCAGCATGATGATGATGGCGCCGCCGGAAAATACGACGAGGATGATCGGGTAGACCATCGCGGATGTAATCTCGGAGCGCGTCTTCTCGCTGCTCTCGAGGTATTCGGCCAGACGCTCGAGCACGGTTTCGACGAAGCCGCCGACCTCGCCGGCGCGGATCATGTTGATGTACAGCGGGGGAAATACTGCCGGATGCTCTCCCACCGCCTGGGACAGTGATCGTCCCTCCTGCACCCTGGCGAGCACGGTGCCGATGATGCGCTTGAGCGTCGAGTTCTCGGTAAGCGTCCCGAGGCTGGCCAGGCTGCGATCCAGCGGCATGCCCGCGTGCAGCAGCGTGGCCAGCTCGCGCGTGAAGATCATCAGGTCGCGGCTGCGCACGCGCGCGGCGCGCTTCCACGGCAGCTCGAATTTGAGCGACAACGCGCGGCGGCCTCCCGCGCCGGCAGTGACCGACAGCGGCAGGTAGCCCTGGGCCCTCAGCGAAGTGACGACCGCAGCTTCGCCGGCAGCTTCCATGCTACCCTCGATGACCCTGCCCTCGCGGGTCGATGCCCGGTATGCGTACGCTGCCACTTTGTCGATTCTCGTCCGCCTAATGCGTCCGCGCCCGCAGGCGCGGTCCTGCCCGCACCGGGTGCGGCATCATATACGGCACCTTTTCGCCTGGCCACGCGGGCCCGGTCTGTCCCTGCGCTCGCCGCGCCATCGGCCTCTTCGCCGGCGTCCTGCCCGGCGGCTTACGATCTGCGCAAGCTTGCAACCTCGGCCGACGAACCCGCGCGCTGCGGCTCGACCCGGATGCGGGCTTACCGACGAAGGGGCTCACCGATTGCTTCAACGACGAGTTGCCAGGAGCGGGCAATGCGCACCGGGAGCTGGCGCAGCGCTGCGGTCCTGGCCGCCTCGTCGCGGTCGGCCGGTATGGCCAGCCGGGCCTCGAATACCGTCGCCAGCGCAGCCTCGTCACCGGCAGGAACCACGTCGCTGTCCGGCAGCGCGCGTGCCTGTTCGGGCAGCCCGCCGGCGTCGCTGACGATCGCCGGCAGACCAAGGGCCGCCGCCAACGGCAGGAATCCGCTCTGGGAGGACGTCCGGTGCCAGGCAACAAGCGCTTCGGCAGAAGCAAGAATCGACATTAGGGAATTGTCGTCAAGATACTGGTCTTGCAGGATTATCGATCGGTCGTCTGCCGCAAGTTTTTCGACTTCCCGGCGCTTTGTCCCCTTGAGGTAGCTCTCGCCCGCGATCACGAGGCGGGCCTCTGGCGGACGCCGCGCCGCGCTCCACGCCCTCTCGACGCCCGCGATGTTCTTGTAGGGCCGCTGGTGCCCGGGCACCAAGAAGATGCGCGCGGACTTACGGCTCGCGGCGGCGCACGCGACGGATTCGGCCGGAATCAGGCACGGCAGTGGAGCGCTCACGACGCGGCACGCCTTTGGCGCCAGCAGCCGCGAGGCGACCTCTGCCTCGGCACTGCTGTGACACAGCACGACGCCGCAGCGGCCGAGCAGTCGCCGCGCCGCCTCGGCGGCCAGCGGCACCGGCTCGTGGGGCAGGACGTTGTGGCAGACGGCGACGAGGCGCTCGGGCGCCACCCGGCGCGTCGCCGCCAGCAGGGCCGGAGCCGACACCGGGTGCCACCACTGCACAATCACTGTCGCGCGCGACGCGGCCAGGAGGTGACCGAGCGATGTCCACGTGCGCGGAGACGCGATCGAAAGCCTTTCGTCGCACCATGACGGCCGCGCCCCGCTGCCGCGCTCGCTGCGGCCGGGAAATGCGAGCGACGGATAGAGCCTGGACCACGAGGCGGCGGCGGCCTCTGTTCCGGTCGCGCGCAGGTACTCGACCAGGCCGCGCGTGTGCGCCGCGATTCCTCCACGAAGCGGCGGAGCCGGCCCGACGACGAGGACTTCGGCCTGCTCGAGCACGCTCATTGCGCGACCGGACCCGCGCTCGCGCCGGCGCTCTCGCTCTTCTTCGCGTTGAGAACGGAAAGCTTCGCGCGAACGGCCTGGTCGAACGGATGCGAATGGATCCAGGTGCGCAGCGCCGCTCGCGCGCCGTCGACGTCGCCGCGACGCACGGCCACGTCGGCCCTGGCAATCGACGGCCAGTTGCGCGACGGGTCTTCGCGTTCGGCAACGTCGAGCGCGCGATCGGCGAGCGAGTACAGGCGAAGATCGCCGAGCGCATAGCCGGCGATCGTCCACGCATCGCCGTACAGCGGATCGAGCTGGGCAGCGGCCGCGGCGTGCCACAGCGCCAGCGGTGCGTGGCCGCCGAGACGGTAGGCCCACGCGAGGCAGCCCTGGGCCCATGCGCTGTGCGTGTCGGCGTGCACGGCGCTGCGAAATGCCTGCAGTGCCCGCGCGCGCGCCGCGGCCGCTGCAGCGCTGTCGGTTTGCCTTCTGGCGACCGCCTGTCCGGCGGTCGCTTGCTCGGCCACCGCCTGTCCGGCGGTCGCTTGCTCGGCGACAGCCTGCTCCGCGACGGCCTGCTCGGCGAAACCCAGCTCGAGCCAGCCTTCGACGAGCGCCGGCTCGCGCGCGACCGCTTCGCGCAGCAGCTCGATGCCGGCCTGCGCTCGTTTGGCATCATTGGCGCGCCGTGCGAGCGAGACCAGCGCGCGGCCGCTCGACGGCTCCGCCGCGGCCAGGGCCAGCAGCGCGTCGTCGTCCGGCTGCATCTGCGCCGATCGCGCCGTCGCGCGCACAGGCCACATTCCCGTGCATTGCGTGTGGTCGCCGAGCAGGCGCAGGTCCGACAGCGACACCGCGGTTCCGAGAAGAGAACGCACGTGCACGTCGACGGCAGCGCGAGGCGGCGCATCCGAAAGCGCCAGCACGATCGGCTCGCCGTGACGAGCCGCTACCGCCACGGCATCCCCGCCTACCCGCACTTCGAAAATCTCGCGGCGATCCCTCGGAAGATGCGGAATCAGCGACACCGCCGAGACGCGGCACGGCACGCCGATGTCCACGTGGATCGTGACGTCCGCCGGCGTGTCTTCCCACGCGCGCGGACCGTCGAGCCAGATCGGCGTGACCACCGGCTGCACGAACTGGGGCGGCGGATCGTAGCGAACGTCGGCTCCTGGTGTGCCGGTGACGGTCGCAAGAACGTCGCCGCGTTCGGCAGAAGACGCACTGCCATCGACGGGAAAAGGCACAAGCCAGCGTGCGCCGGGCGCGTCGGCATGCGAAGAGGAACCGGACTGCGGCTGGTCGCGGGCCTCGCGCTTTGACGCGGCGTCTGACGCCGCGTCCGACCTGCCAGTCGCCGTCAGCGTGGCTTCGGGCTGCGCATCGCTGCTTCGGTTCGGGATGGAGCGCTCGACGATGAAGTAGTCGCGGTTCTCGAGCACGACGCTCCAGTTGCCGGCAAGGCCGGCGCCGACTCCTTCGCGCGTCGCGCTCCACCAGCCGGCGCAGGCGCCGGCCGTGCACCGACCGCGCGCGGCGTGGTCGTCTGCAACCCGGGCCGCCAGCAGCGCCTCCGGCCCGAAACGCCAGATCCAGCCCGCTTCGGCGCCGGCGGCAACCAGCCGCCGCGGCAGCACGGCCCAGCGCACGCCGTAGCGCGCCGCCACGTCGTCGCGCACTGAAGGTGGGGTCGACGCCGCATAGAACGTCGCGCGGTCGCGCAGTCTTTCGTAGGCGCGCACCTCGCCGGTCGAAAACACGAGGGAACCGCGCTCGGGAAACGCAACGACGGGCTTGCCGGTCAGTGCCGGGACCAGCTCGGAAAAATTCGGCGGCGCAAGCACGACGTCGCGCCCCGCGTGCGCGGCAAGACTGTCGTACACCTCGGCGGCGGCTCCTTGCGGCGCGCCGGGCAAAGCCGGCGGATGCTCGCTGACACCGCGGCGAACGCGATCGGCGGCGGTCGAGTACGCAAGGACGACGACGAGACCGGCGAACGCAGCAGCGACGACCGCGCGACGGCCCCCTGCGACGGAAGAGTCGCACGCGAGCCACACCAGCGCGTACGCAAGAAGCGCCGGCACGGGGACGAACCATCCGAGGCGGTACAGCATCCACGGCACGAACACCTTTCCGGCAATGCTCGCGACGCCGGGTACGAAAAGGAGCGCGCAAGGAACGAGCGTGAGCGCGAGCAACAGCGGCGCGCCCGCGTCACGCTTTCGTCGCACGACGGCGATCGCGACGGCGAGCAGGGCCGGCAGCGCCACCAGGCCGAACACCGCGCCGGGATGCACGACCCATGCGGCCGAGGAGCTGGCCACGATGCGATTGAGCGAAAGATGGGCGCGCACCACCGGGTTGTCCGGCGCGGCAAGCGAGATGCCTTCGTCGCCGAAAGTCAGCGCCAGCGCGAGCGCCTGGCCGATCGGGTAGAGAGCCGGCGCGAGCATTCCTGCGACCAGCAACCAGCGCCTGCGCACCCACACCAGCAGCGTGCGCCCGCGCAGCACCGCTACTGCGATGCCCGAAGCAAACAGCGCCATCGCCAGCAGCAGGCTGTGTACCGAGGCCGTTGCTGCCGACGCCGCTGCGACGATCACCGCTTCGCCGACGCCGTCGTCGCCTTCCTCACCGTCCCGGCGCGCCGCGTCGATGACGAGCGCGACGAGGACCGGTGCGAGCACGAAACCGGCGAACAGCTTGTCCTGGTAACCGCGCACCAGCAGCGGCAGGTCTTCGGTGCCCCAGATCCAAGCCGGCGACAGCGCCACCGCGGCAGCGACGAGCAGCGATGCGCGAGGCATCGGGCGAAAGATCGCGCGCGCAAGCGCCGCCTGCGCAGAGACGACGAGCACGATGCAGGCCGCTGCCAGCGGCCCGGCCTGGATCTGCCACGCCTTCCCACCGCAGATGCTCACGACGACGCTCTGGAGCATCAGCCAGGCGCTCCACAGGAAGCGCGGATGCACGAGCGAGTCGCCGGTTGCCGGGTCCGCACCGAGCGCCATCTGCGAGAAGCCGAAGTGTCCCGACGCGATCCAGCCCTGCACGAACGAGAGGTCCCACCAGTCGTCGACGTTGGCGCCGCTGTAGATCAGCGTCGGCACGACGAGCAGCGCAGCGGCAAACACGAATGCTGCAGCTTCGAGGCCGGAAATGCCGTGTTCCCCGGAAATTTCGCCGTGCTCGTGCCGCCGGCGTGGCTCTTCGTATTCGACCAATGCTGCGCGACTTACGCCGCGACGGCGCGCACGCACGAACGCAGCAACGACAAGACAGACGAGCGCCGCGCCGAGCAGCGCCGGCGCGAGCACAACCGGCGCGCGCGCAAGGTACAGCGGCAGCAGCACAACCGACGCGAACGCGATCGACAGGCTCGCGTCCACCGCAAGAGCGCCACTGCCCCAGCCGCGAGAGAAGCGTTCCGGCGAGAACCCGCGCCGGAGCGTGAAGCCCGGCACCCACAGCAGCGCGACGATGACGGCGAGAGCGAGCACCGCGACCCGCGTCAGTTGAGGTAGCCGAGATCGCGCAGTCTCTGCATCACCGCGGCTTCCTCTTCGGCGGAATACTCGTGGGCAGCGCCGCCGGGGCGCTGGTCGTCGCCCGAGGCCGCGCTGCGACGAACGGGACGCGAGGCCAGCAGCCCGGGATCGAGAATTTCCCCGATCACACGCCCGTCCATGTCTTCGGGAATTTCCTGGTCGAGCAGGTAAAGGATCGTCGGCGCCAGGTCGATGATGGACGCCTGCGGCGGCAGGGCCCCGCCGCGCACCAGCGGGCCGGCCGCCACGAACGTTCCGTTGTCACGGTGCATGCCGGAGTAGCGGTAGGTTTCGTCCCAGATCCTTGCCGATCCGAAATCGGAAAGTCCGTAGAAGATGTCGCTGTCGTCCTCGGGCAAAAGAACGAGGTCCGGCGCCTCGTCGAGGCGGCCGCCGTGCCAGATCTCCTCGCGCCGAAGCGCTTTGGCGACAAGAGGCCGGCCGAGCTCGGGATCCTTCCATGCCAGCAGCGAAGCAGCGATTTCGTCGCGGGTTCTTTCGTACTCGGCGCCGCGCTCGACGATGCCGCGCGGCTCGCGGCCGCGCACGTTGAGGAACAGGGAGCCGTAGTGGCGCCCGAACGAATACGCGCGGCTTTTCTCCCAGTCCACGTTGTGGAACGAAAGGAAGAAGCGCTTCAGCAGCGCGTCCATCGAATACACGTTTTTGTACTCGGCGTGCTTGGCGATGCCGAGGCCGTCGACGATGCGGTGCACGTTGCGCAGGCTCAGGCCCGAGCGAAGCGCGAGGGATTTCAGGCGTGTCACGCCGTCCGATGCCAGGCGAAGATGTCCGAGCTCGACCAGCAGGTTGTTCAGCACGACGAATCGCGACGCCCGGCCCATCCCGTGGTCGCTCATCAGGATGACCGTCGCGTCCTCGCCGGCCTTTGCGATGACCTTGGCGATGTCGTCGTCGAGACGGCGGAACCAGCGCAGCACCGCCGCTTCGTGCCTGCCCGCTGCCGCCCCGCCCCTTCGGCGGCGCCACGGGTGTCCTTCATCGAGCGCATGCCAGAGCTGGTGCAGGATGCGGTCGACGTCGAAGTAGACCGTCATGAAGAAGTCCCAGTCATCCCGGTCCATCAGCAGCAGCGTCGTGCGCGTCAGCAGGTCGAGCAGCTCGTCGCTGGCATCGAAGAACGCGCGCGCGCCGCGCTCGGAAAACGTCTCGGACGGATAGATGCGGTAGTCGCCGACCTTCGCTTCGATCTCCGCCGCCAGCGACAGCGGATACGTGTAGTCCTTCGCGAAATACGGTGTCATCCAGCCGCTGACGAAACTGCCGCGCACGGGCTCGACCGGATACGTGATCGGGACGTTGACGACGCCGACCGTCAGTCCCGCGTCGCTCAGCAGCCGCCACAGCGTGCGCCCGCTCCGCATGCTCGCGTTGACCGGCGGGAACAAGTAGCTGCCCGGGCGCCGATACAGGAAATCGTAGACGCCGGTTCGGCCCGGGTTCATGCCGGTCGCAAACGACGTCCACGCCGGGCCCGATGTCGGCGGCATCGTCGACTGCAACGGTCCGCCGGCTCCGCGCTCCAGAAGGCGCGCGATCGTCCGAAGGTGCCCGGCAGCGGCCCAGCGCGAAAGCAGGTCGAACGGCGCGCCGTCCAGACCGATGACGAGCACGCGGCTGCGAGGTCTGGCGGTGCTCATGCCGCTTCGCGCGGCGGTCGCGGTGTGAAGCGCTCGCTGCTTTGGGCAGCACTGCGGCGGCCCGAGACCCGCGGCGCGCAGGCCCGCAGCGCTTCGCCGATGCGCCTCAGCATCCAGCGCGCGCCGCGGCGCAGCAGCTCGGCGGTGGGCAGGGCCGCGACGTACGCTTCGAGCATCTCGATGCTCGTCTGCGGCTGGGATACCAGGCCGAGGCGCACCAGCCTCGCGCCGTGGCGATCTCTTGCAGCAACCGGCGAGTCGCACCACTCGAGCAAAGGCGCAGCGGCGCGCACTGGATCGCGCGCCTCGTGCACCCAGGCGCGGCCGCGCAGTCCCATTCGCGAGATTTCGCCTTGACGTGCGGGCGCGGACGCAAGCATCGCGGCGAGCGCCGCGCCGTCGCCGGCGGGAACTTCGAGAACGAGGCCATCGCAAGCGAGCCCGCGGCCCGTCTCGCTGAGCGCGGTGGTGATGCAGGTGAGGCCGTGGGCCAGCCACTCGATCACGCGGTTCTCGGCGCCAAGCGTGCGCTCGTACAGCGGCAGCTCGATGTGCAACGCGACATCGCACGCTGCGTAGATCCCCGCGAGGCGCTCGGACTCCACCCATCCGAGCACGCGAACGCGCGACGGCTCGAGAGCCGCCAGGCGCGACAGCAAAGCGCCGCTGCTCGCTTCGTCGTGCCCCGGAATTGCGCCGCCGGTCATGACGACGCGAAGCCGCTTTTCCCGCTGCATCGCTTCGGCAAGGGCATCGCAGAGCGTCTCGACGTCACACCACGTGTTGACGCCGCCGGACAACAGCAAGACGAAATCCCCGTCGTCGAATCCGAGGCGG
The sequence above is drawn from the Candidatus Binatia bacterium genome and encodes:
- a CDS encoding GspH/FimT family pseudopilin, whose product is MIPAAHSQRSAPGTRRGERGFTLIELILVMVIIGVIASMSIPMVQAGMRQSAVRSSVRAFISATRQASAQAVSTRKPTALIVYPHDGTFTVEGSKEKPYELPPFAQFGEIVGGVAAEADDEVRFEFFPTGSSSGGSVQIDFTPGDRRQSYRLVLDPLIGRVKIEEN
- the gspG gene encoding type II secretion system major pseudopilin GspG is translated as MKERKGDTSDRGQRGFTLIELLMVMVILGLLAAVVGPNIFRQAVSARIKTTKLQIAEIVQALDHLALDTGRYPSDGEGLGALMTQPSDMEQWDGPYMKRLPKDAWNHEFIYHLGGGRDASSPYVVISGGADGREGGGDDISSAE
- a CDS encoding type II secretion system F family protein codes for the protein MAAYAYRASTREGRVIEGSMEAAGEAAVVTSLRAQGYLPLSVTAGAGGRRALSLKFELPWKRAARVRSRDLMIFTRELATLLHAGMPLDRSLASLGTLTENSTLKRIIGTVLARVQEGRSLSQAVGEHPAVFPPLYINMIRAGEVGGFVETVLERLAEYLESSEKTRSEITSAMVYPIILVVFSGGAIIIMLTFVLPKFATVFEESGSAMPTPTRLVMATSDFLLAYWWAILAAAAAIRLGVRRWLATKNGRERYDRFLLRAPVIGDLVTKLQVARFARTLGTMLKSGVPLIQALEIVRAVVANTVISGALAVVQREISEGKGLSGPLEKSNVFPPLAVQMVAVGEETGRLDEMLLMVSGHYDGEVTHAIARAMALLSPIVLLVMGLVTGFIIYAMVSAVFSLNEMVK
- a CDS encoding glycosyltransferase family 4 protein codes for the protein MSVLEQAEVLVVGPAPPLRGGIAAHTRGLVEYLRATGTEAAAASWSRLYPSLAFPGRSERGSGARPSWCDERLSIASPRTWTSLGHLLAASRATVIVQWWHPVSAPALLAATRRVAPERLVAVCHNVLPHEPVPLAAEAARRLLGRCGVVLCHSSAEAEVASRLLAPKACRVVSAPLPCLIPAESVACAAASRKSARIFLVPGHQRPYKNIAGVERAWSAARRPPEARLVIAGESYLKGTKRREVEKLAADDRSIILQDQYLDDNSLMSILASAEALVAWHRTSSQSGFLPLAAALGLPAIVSDAGGLPEQARALPDSDVVPAGDEAALATVFEARLAIPADRDEAARTAALRQLPVRIARSWQLVVEAIGEPLRR
- a CDS encoding DUF6077 domain-containing protein; its protein translation is MLALAVIVALLWVPGFTLRRGFSPERFSRGWGSGALAVDASLSIAFASVVLLPLYLARAPVVLAPALLGAALVCLVVAAFVRARRRGVSRAALVEYEEPRRRHEHGEISGEHGISGLEAAAFVFAAALLVVPTLIYSGANVDDWWDLSFVQGWIASGHFGFSQMALGADPATGDSLVHPRFLWSAWLMLQSVVVSICGGKAWQIQAGPLAAACIVLVVSAQAALARAIFRPMPRASLLVAAAVALSPAWIWGTEDLPLLVRGYQDKLFAGFVLAPVLVALVIDAARRDGEEGDDGVGEAVIVAAASAATASVHSLLLAMALFASGIAVAVLRGRTLLVWVRRRWLLVAGMLAPALYPIGQALALALTFGDEGISLAAPDNPVVRAHLSLNRIVASSSAAWVVHPGAVFGLVALPALLAVAIAVVRRKRDAGAPLLLALTLVPCALLFVPGVASIAGKVFVPWMLYRLGWFVPVPALLAYALVWLACDSSVAGGRRAVVAAAFAGLVVVLAYSTAADRVRRGVSEHPPALPGAPQGAAAEVYDSLAAHAGRDVVLAPPNFSELVPALTGKPVVAFPERGSLVFSTGEVRAYERLRDRATFYAASTPPSVRDDVAARYGVRWAVLPRRLVAAGAEAGWIWRFGPEALLAARVADDHAARGRCTAGACAGWWSATREGVGAGLAGNWSVVLENRDYFIVERSIPNRSSDAQPEATLTATGRSDAASDAASKREARDQPQSGSSSHADAPGARWLVPFPVDGSASSAERGDVLATVTGTPGADVRYDPPPQFVQPVVTPIWLDGPRAWEDTPADVTIHVDIGVPCRVSAVSLIPHLPRDRREIFEVRVGGDAVAVAARHGEPIVLALSDAPPRAAVDVHVRSLLGTAVSLSDLRLLGDHTQCTGMWPVRATARSAQMQPDDDALLALAAAEPSSGRALVSLARRANDAKRAQAGIELLREAVAREPALVEGWLELGFAEQAVAEQAVAEQATAGQAVAEQATAGQAVARRQTDSAAAAAARARALQAFRSAVHADTHSAWAQGCLAWAYRLGGHAPLALWHAAAAAQLDPLYGDAWTIAGYALGDLRLYSLADRALDVAEREDPSRNWPSIARADVAVRRGDVDGARAALRTWIHSHPFDQAVRAKLSVLNAKKSESAGASAGPVAQ
- a CDS encoding alkaline phosphatase family protein encodes the protein MSTARPRSRVLVIGLDGAPFDLLSRWAAAGHLRTIARLLERGAGGPLQSTMPPTSGPAWTSFATGMNPGRTGVYDFLYRRPGSYLFPPVNASMRSGRTLWRLLSDAGLTVGVVNVPITYPVEPVRGSFVSGWMTPYFAKDYTYPLSLAAEIEAKVGDYRIYPSETFSERGARAFFDASDELLDLLTRTTLLLMDRDDWDFFMTVYFDVDRILHQLWHALDEGHPWRRRRGGAAAGRHEAAVLRWFRRLDDDIAKVIAKAGEDATVILMSDHGMGRASRFVVLNNLLVELGHLRLASDGVTRLKSLALRSGLSLRNVHRIVDGLGIAKHAEYKNVYSMDALLKRFFLSFHNVDWEKSRAYSFGRHYGSLFLNVRGREPRGIVERGAEYERTRDEIAASLLAWKDPELGRPLVAKALRREEIWHGGRLDEAPDLVLLPEDDSDIFYGLSDFGSARIWDETYRYSGMHRDNGTFVAAGPLVRGGALPPQASIIDLAPTILYLLDQEIPEDMDGRVIGEILDPGLLASRPVRRSAASGDDQRPGGAAHEYSAEEEAAVMQRLRDLGYLN
- a CDS encoding glycosyltransferase, whose amino-acid sequence is MSRILVVGMGVPAVVASRRHAGPGLRSAHFASALAGAGHDVLLVCVLDEDQAPPPCSGNRPGLTIEFTHEKELLDAALRRRIDAFAPDGVVGVTVYAAALACRLRLDAPLWADVFGDIMAEAQAKAARAGSDWSIVHFWTLFEAVLERADRFSAVCAPQAHALTGQLGLAGRLSARTAGEQLVATIPCCVDPVQVTEDRSTARARLGFDDGDFVLLLSGGVNTWCDVETLCDALAEAMQREKRLRVVMTGGAIPGHDEASSGALLSRLAALEPSRVRVLGWVESERLAGIYAACDVALHIELPLYERTLGAENRVIEWLAHGLTCITTALSETGRGLACDGLVLEVPAGDGAALAAMLASAPARQGEISRMGLRGRAWVHEARDPVRAAAPLLEWCDSPVAARDRHGARLVRLGLVSQPQTSIEMLEAYVAALPTAELLRRGARWMLRRIGEALRACAPRVSGRRSAAQSSERFTPRPPREAA